ATAACTTCGAACTGGAGGTCGCCCACGCAACCGATGATTTTGCGGTTACCGCCGTGTTGGGTGAAGAGCTGTGCCACCCCTTCATCTGTCAGCTGGCGGATACCTTTTTCCAGCTGTTTGGTTTTCATTGGGTCTTTATTCACCAGTTCCTTAAACAGTTCAGGAGAGAAGCTAGGGATACCGGTCATATAGAATTTTTCGCCTTCGGTGAGGGTATCACCGATTTTGAAGTTACCGGTATCGAACAAACCTACTACGTCGCCAGGGTAGGCATCGTCTACGATATTTTTTTCGCGGGCGAGGAAGGAGTAGGGGTTGCTGAAGCGTACGTCTTTGTCGAGGCGCACGTGTTTATAGAATTTATTTCTTTCGAATTTGCCGGAACACACGCGCAGGAAGGCGATACGATCGCGGTGGCGTGGGTCCAGGTTGGCGTGGATCTTAAAGATGAAGCCACTGAATTTATCTTCGTGTACATCGATTTCGCGGGTGCTGCTCTGGCGGTTGCGGGGAGTAGGTGCGATTTCTACGAAGGTATCCAGGAGGTCTTTCACGCCGAAGTTGTTTACGGCACTACCGAAGAATACCGGTGCCAGTTTACCCTGGAGGTAGGCTTCCGTATCGAAGGTATCATAAACGCCTTCGATCAGTTCTACGTCGTTGCGGAGCTGTGCGGCGTCTTTGGCGTTGAAATGCTCGTCTATGTAGCTGGAGCTCAGGTCGGCGAGAGGAACAACGTCTTCGTCGGTAGCTTTTTTATTCGGGAGGAAGTTTACCAGGCTTTTATCATAGAGATTGTAAACGCCTTTAAAATCTTTACCCATATTGATCGGCCAGCTGAGCGGGCGTACTCTGATATTCAGTTTTTCTTCGAGTTCATCGAGGAGGTCGAAGGGGTTTTTACCATCGCGGTCCATTTTGTTGACGAAGATGATCACGGGAGTATCGCGCATGCGACAAACTTCCATCAGGGCTTCTGTCTGGGTTTCTACCCCTTTTACGCAGTCGATTACCAGCACAACGCTGTCTACTGCGGTGAGGGTACGGTAGGTATCTTCCGCAAAGTCCTTGTGACCAGGGGTATCCAGGAGGTTGACGAGTATATCGTGGTATTCGAATGTCATCACGGAAGTGGCCACGGAGATACCTCTTTGCCTTTCTATCTCCATAAAGTCGGAGGTAGTATGTTTCTTGATTTTATTCGATTTTACCGCTCCCGCTGTCTGGATAGCACCACCGAAGAGGAGGAATTTCTCTGTCAGGGTCGTTTTACCGGCATCCGGGTGAGCGATGATAGCAAAGGATTTTCTTTTATTGATCTCGTTAGCGTACTTCATATAATTTGTCCGAAAAATGGCTGCAAAGGTAACTAATTTTTTTATGTGGCTAAATTCCGTGTTTACCGGAGTTCATACTGTAAATAAATCCATTAAATTTGAAATATGATCGCGACCCTGAAAATATTATGGAATAGTTTAAAAATGGCGTTGCTGGAACTGCGTGTCAATAAGTTGCGTACGTTTCTTTCGCTGTTGGGCATTACGATAGGTATTTTTTGTATTATATCTGTATTTACGCTTACCAGTAGTCTGGAGCGCAATGTCCGTGCGGACCTTGCCGATTTGGGCGAAGATGTTATATATGTACAGAAATGGCCATGGGGTGGAAACGGGGAATATCCCTGGTGGAAATACATGAACCGTCCGGTGCCGGAGTACAAGGAGCTGAAACTGTTGCAGGATAAGGTACATGGGGCGAGTTTCGTTTCATTCAACTTTGATGTTGGCAGCAAGCGGGTGGAGTTTGGGGATGATTATATGGACGGCGCTACTATGATGGCGGTCAGCAATGATTATAACCAGATCCAGGCGTTGAATATTATAGACGGCCGTTATTTTGCCAATGCGGAGAGTAACAGCGGTACAAATGTGGCCATCCTGGGGTATACGCTCTGGAATGGGTTATTTGGCAGTGCAGCTGCTACGCTGGGCAAAACGGTGAAGATTATGGGCCGGGATGTGAAGGTGATCGGGGTATTGAAGCGGAAAGGGGAGAGTATGATCGGCGGGCCTAGTTTTGATAATGCCATCATTGTACCTTATAAATTTGGCAGAACGTTGGTAGATGAGCGCCGCAATGGTGATCCCTATATTCTTGTTAAAGCGAAGTCAGGCATCTCTCTTGATCAGCTGAAAGATGAGATCAGGGGCGTAATGCGGGCATCTCACCGGCTAAAACCTACTGTGGAAGATGATTTTGCCATGAACGAGATCAGCTCTGCCAATGAAAGTCTGAATTCGATGTTTACCATGATCAATGCCTGCGGGTTGTTGATTGCCGGATTTGCCTTATTGGTAGGTGGTTTTGGTATCGCAAATATCATGTTTGTGACAGTGAAGGAACGCACCGGTATTATTGGTTTGAAAAAGGCTATTGGTGCGCGCAGAAGCACCATCATGATGGAATTCCTGATAGAATCTATCGTATTGTGCCTGATAGGTGGACTGTTGGGGCTTTTACTGGTATTTCTGATAGCCGTGCTTATTTCGGCCGCTTCTACATTCCATTTATATATGTCGATGGGTAATATCATTTTCGGATTAAGTGTATCTATCGGTGTTGGTGTGATTGCGGGCTTCATTCCGGCGTATTTTGCCAGCAAGCTGGACCCGGTGGTAGCGATAAGAAGCAATTAATTCGTAAATTTGCGCCTTATGTCAGTGAAAATATTAGCGATAGAATCATCTTGCGATGATACAGGAGCAGCAGTATTGGTAGATGGAAAGATCTTATCCAACCAGATAGCAGGCCAGCGGGTACATGAAGAATATGGTGGAGTGGTGCCGGAACTGGCATCCCGTGCACACCAGGAAAACATTGTTCCTGTGGTGGATATCGCCCTTCAGAAAGCCGGCGTAAAGAAGGAAGAGCTGAGCGCGATTGCGTTTACACAGTCGCCCGGACTGATAGGTTCCCTGCTGGTGGGCAGTTGTTTTGCCAAATCCATGGCGATGGCCCTGAATATACCGCTGATAGGCGTGCACCATATGCAGGCGCATGTACTGGCCAATTTCATTGATGATCCCAAACCTGATTTCCCATTTCTTTGCTTAACAGTATCCGGTGGACATACACAGATCGTGTTGTGTGAAAGTCCGCTGAGGATGCGTGTGATCGGTGAAACGCTGGATGATGCAGCCGGAGAGGCTTTTGATAAAAGCGCCAAATTGCTTGGTCTGCCTTATCCTGGTGGCCCGCTGATCGATAAATATGCCAAAGAGGGCAACCCTGACCGTTTTAAATTTCCGGAGCCGCGTATCCCTGAGCTGAATTTCAGCTTCAGCGGATTAAAAACGGCGATATTATATTTTCTGCAGGAGAACCAGCAGCGCGATCCGCAGTTTATTGAGCAGAACCTGCCTGATATCTGTGCTTCCATCCAGCAGCGTATCATCAGTATATTGCTGAATAAAGTGGTGAAGGCCGCAGCAGAAACCGGCGTGAAAGATATTGCCATTGCCGGTGGTGTTAGTGCCAACAGCGGACTCAGAGCTGCGTTGGAACAATATGGTAAAAAACATGGCTGGCGTACATTTATTCCTAAGTTCGAATATTGTACGGATAATGCCGGGATGATTGCCATCACTGCCTATTACAAGTACCTGGAAGGTGATTTTGTAGGGCTGGATGCGGTGCCTACTGCGAGGGCAGCGTTTTAACTGATATTTTTTTATGTTTTTTATAAAGAAGTGCCACGGGCACTTCTTTTTTTGCCTATATGGGATTGTCATCAACAATTCCCTTGTCTCTGTTGGATTTGCAGCCGATACCGAAGGTATCGGCTGGGTAGTTCCCTCTGCTTAGTAGAGGCGCGCTGCGCTATCGCCTGTTAAATCCCGCCGTTTATTCCAGCCTTTGGTGCTGCTGCAAGCGCTTCGCTTACATGTCGTCCTTCATTCTGCCACTGATCCAGTAAATGCCTTTAGTTTAACGATTTAGCATTATATTGTTTGCATTAAGCCAACAAAAGGAACATATGAAAAAACTTTTTCTGGCCATGATGTTACTGGCTTCGGCTGGTGCAAAGGCGCAGCAAACAGCTCTATCCGAGTGGAAAGATCAGAAGTATTCCATGTTTATTCACTGGGGAGCTATCTACAGTACGTTAGGTGGTGTATGGGAGGGAAAACCCGTTACCAGAGGCTATAGTGAGCAGATACAATCCCACGCAGGCATCTACAGCGATGTTTATGGTGATGTAGCAAAACGGTTTAATCCGGCTTACTGGAACGCCGACTCCGTTGTACTGCTGGCAAAAGCCGCCGGTATGAAATCCGTAGTGATGACGAGTAAGCACCACGACGGATTTTGTATGTTCCATTCAGCCTATACCGATTATAATGTGGTAGATGCTACGCCATTTAAGCGCGACGTACTGAAAGAACTGGCAGATGCCTGTAAGCGTCACGGGTTGAAATTTGGTATGTACTTTTCGCTGATAGACTGGCATTATCCGCAAGCCTATCCGATATCCAGTAGCAACAGTGATCCTATTACGCCGGAGCATCATCAGTTCAACCTGCGCCAGGTAAGGGAGCTGATGACCAATTACGGGCCGGTGTCAGAGATATGGTTCGATATGGGATCACTGACAGCGCAACAGAGCAGGGAACTGGCAGACCTGGTACATCAGCTGCAACCGGGATGTATGGTGAGTGGACGTTTGGGTAATGATGCCGGAGATTTTTGTGTGATGGGAGATAATGCCTATCCTGATTATCAGATTGCATCCCCATGGCAAACACCGGCATCAGTATATGATGAAACCTGGGGCTACCGTTCCTGGCAGCAACATGGCGAAGCCGCTGCCAAAGCAGATGAAAAATTACGCGGACTGATCAAAGTAGTGAGCAGAGGTGGTAACTACCTGTTAAATATTGGCCCGCGCGGTGATGGTTCTGTCGTGGATTTTGAAAAAGAGGTGTTACTACGTAACGGCGAATGGCTGAAACGCAATGGGGAGGCTATTTACGGTGCTGCTCCGAATCCCTTCGATACTACTTTTGCGTGGGGAGAAGTGACTGCCAGACCAGGCAAACTATATCTCCATGTACTGCAGATGCCAGACCAGAGCACGATCATCTTACCCGGACTAAAAAATAAAATAACGGGTGTGTATACACTGGGCGATCACAAAACCTTAAATGAAGCCGCCATGAATAAAGGCGGAAACGTTGTCCTGACAGTACCTACAGGGCTGGTATCTTCCAGGGAAATACCAGTGATTGTGGTGGAGTATGCGGGTGATGCAGACATCCTGCCTTTACATTTGCTGAAACAACCGAAGATGCTGGACCGTAATAATGGCGCTTATCTGTATAGTTTTTCAGGTGTCGACTATGAGAGCTATTACCGTAGTGAAGTAGGCAAAACCTGGGCTTTCACTACAGCGAAACCGCAAAGGATGACCTTACGCTATAGTGCAGCAGAGCAGGGCAGGGAGCTGGCGCTTAACCTGAATGGCGTGGTCACCAATGTGCCGTTGCAGGGAAAGGAAGTGAAGCTGCCAGTGAGTGCAGCGGATCTGAGCTGGGGTAAAATCTACAGTGTAGGTCCTTATTGGGGTGGTATAGGTGGTGTGCATGCAGACCTGCACCAGGTGGATGTTTCAAAACATTGGGCGGCAGACAGCTCCTGGGTTTTACATCCGGAATGGCAGGATGACCGGGTGCAAACATTTGATGGTGGCCGCAGTACCGTATATTATGTATTGCAGGAGGTGACCGCTAAGAAGGCCGGTAATTATCTCGTAGGTTTTAGCAGCGGCGATGGTATCCAGGTTTTTGTCAATGGAGCGCAGCAGCTCATTCATAACAATCCGGAAAGGGGCGCTACGGAGTCGGAAGTATTATTGCTGCCATTGAAGCAGGGCGTGAACCAGATTGTAGTGCGCTTATATACCCGTTTTGCGAAGCAGTTGCAATGGGCGATCAATACAGACGTGCCACAGGTGATGTATGAACAGGAGCTGGATATTCCGGTGGAAGGCAGTGCGGCGGTACAGCACCTGACTATCCGTGATGCGAAGGCAGTTTCTCCACACAGGAATATGCGTATGCCTAATCTCTCCGTATCTTTGCGGGCAAAATAGGGCATGTCTAATACATATTTTAAGTTTAAGCAATTTATTATACACCAGGAGCACTGCGCCATGAAAGTCTGTACAGACGCCTGTATACAGGGAGCTTTCACGGCGCAGCACCTGGCTTTGCATGGTCATGCCGTGAAACGAGTATTGGACATTGGCGCGGGGACGGGGTTATTGAGTCTGATGGTAGCGCAGCAGCATGCTGCGGATATTACGGCTGTAGAACTTGATCCTGGTGCGGCTTTGCAGTCGCGGGAGAATTTTGCATCCTCTCCCTGGGCGGAGCGTTTGCATTTGAAGGAGGCGGATATCCGTACGTTGCCGGCGGAGGACCAGTTTGATTTTATCATTACGAATCCGCCGTTTTATGAGTCGGCCTTGAAGAGTGGCGATGCCAAAAAGGATCAGGCGATGCATGCCACCAACCTGAGTTATGCGGCATTGCTGGAGGTGATAGCGGCGCATTTAAGCAGGGCGGGTGCATTTTCTGTATTGCTGCCATATGTAGAGTTTGAGCAGTTTAAGCTGCTGGCAGAGCGTGCGGGTTTTCATCTGCGTCGTGTGTTGCGTGTACGGCAGAGTGCCAGGCATACGGCCTGGTTCAGGGCGGTAGGTATCTTTGAATGGACACCCGGAGCGGTGTTGCCGGAAGACCTGGTAATTTATGATGAGCAGAACGTATATACGTTACCGTTTATTGATCTTTTAAAAGATTATTATTTCAAGTTATAGTTTATTCTTTTCCGTCTGCATAATCCTGCAGGTAGCTGAAATGTGGTGTGAGCCGGCCATTGGCGGTAATGGTTGCGTTTTCTATCATGGTACTTTCTTCTTTCAGCATTTCTTCAAAAACATATTTCATGAGTTGGTCGCCGAAGTATTGTGAGGCGTCGCGGGGTAGTTCGTTGGGCAGGTTGCTGACGCACATCATGTCGATGGTGTCGGGCAGATAGGGGGCGGTTTGCTGAAAAGTTTGTTTATCAACGCCATACACGGGATCATCGATGGTGCTGTCGCCAAGATTGATGGGGACGGAGCCGTGTGTATCGTCGGTGATATCAGCGATGACCTGTATGCGGAAATTTTCTTTCTGAATGTCTTTCAGCTGGAATAGTGGTGGGATGTTGTGGTCCCAGTAGATACCATTCATGAGAATATCGCTGACAGTTACATAAGGCAGGAACCGGCAGTCGTATTGATCGGGATGTGCGTGGAAGTCGGCGCGGCTGTAGGTTCTGTCATCTTTGCGGAGGTATAGCTCCCCTGCTTTCAGTTGCGTATATACGGGATAGTTATAGGTATTGATGAGGTATTCTTCCGGCGGGAGGTATTTGATACCGAGGAGGCCCATGATTTCGAGTGTGCCTGCGGCTACGCGTCCGGAGCCGGTGATAACGATTTTGAGGGGAGGTAGTTTAACGCCGAAGTAGTGGGAGATGAGTTCCTGGAAATCGTGGCATTCGTGGACGGGTTTCAGCTGAAACGATTTTGTTTTATGTCCGTATGCCATGAGTCCGTTGTGTGCGCCTACCACGCCGGCGAAGAATCCGAAGCCTAGGATACGTTGTCCGTCGGGATGGACGAGGCATTCGTAGTCGATGAGTGTAATATTTTTTTCCAGGATGGCCTGGAGCATGTGTTGGTTATGTGGTTGTTTCTTTTTGGTATGGCTGAAGAACAGGTAGGTTTTATTGGGGATGAGGAAGGCGGGGGGTACTTCTTTGATGCCCAGCAGGAACTGGCAGTGGGTGAGATCTTCGGTGATAGTTACGCCGGCTTTATGATATTCTGCGTCTTTAAAGCAGCGGTATGTGGCTGGCTGCGCGAATATTTTTACCTGTGGAAAGTGGTGCATGATCCACTGGCATTGCTTTGGGGTGAAGGCGGCGCGGTTGTCGTGCGGTTGCTTCTCTTCCCTTATCAGTCCTATGTTTACAGTCGTTTCCATTCTTTAAATTACGGAAATTTTCTGAAGCATAACAGGAGATAAAAAACGCTTTACAGAAATATTTTTTAAATATTTGTTGTTTATTAAATTTATTTACCTACTTTTGCATCCCGCTTCGGCGGAAAGGTTCTTACAAAACAAGCGAAAAACAATTGCCCAGATGGCGGAATTGGTAGACGCGCTAGACTCAAAATCTTGTTTCGGCAACGGAGTGCAGGTTCGATTCCTGTTCTGGGCACCAAGACTACCAGTCGCTTGTTGAAAAGGCTCACGAAAGTGAGCCTTTTTTGTTTTTGCAGGAAGTCAATCCCTCTCAAAGTCACATTACATGCTATATTCGCCAATGCAATGTTGTGCGAATCACCCAAAATTTCTTTTAGAAATTACCAATTGTCTCAACCAGGCCAGTTGGATTTTGACTTTGTTGTGTAGCAGGTAATAAGTCAATAGGAGTATATTTTTTTATTTGTCCCTGAGGAGTTCCTAAATAGCAGAAATATTTTCCATAAGTCGCTTTCGCCTTGTCACCACCTTCACCAGTAAATATATTTCCGATTGAAAATTCTTCATCAGTTTGAACTACTACTCCCTTTGGTCTCCCTCCGTGCGTATGATAACAACCGTAGCTGCCAATTGCTAAAAGATTGGCAGTAACAGGTATATCGGATTTTGGTGCAAACGAATAATCGGCTTTTCCTTTCCTGGGTGGAGTAAAATAAAAATTGGAATCATTGGGATTTTTATAAACCCAGCCGGCATATTCAACCATTTCCTTAATGGATTTATCAATGATGTGAGCCAATGCACCAAAAGCAGCATCATCTAATGATGGATATTTCGTTTTTAATGGCACATCAGCAACAACAGTAATTTCAGGTAAAGTGATTACCTGACCAGTTGAGGCATCGGAAGTTATTTTTTCAGCATTCAGCACTGCTGCATCTGATAATAAGTCCATAATAAATTATTTTGTTTCTGTTTTAGAATTATTACATCCGCAAACAAGATCTGGGCAACAAGGATAAACTTGCTCAAATAACTTTCCTTTGTCAGTTTCATTATTACTAATCAAATTGTTTGCTAATTCAATTTTATCATTATTGAGTTTCTTTTCTCTTACTTTTTCATCTTGTAATCCATGAGAGTAAGTATCGAGTGCATCGCCTTGCCCCAACAATGCTTCAACCATAATTCCTTCTGTTCGCATTACAGTTGTTTGTGCTGAAACAATTATTCCTGTGACCACTTTTACAAGTTTTTTATCGGGACTTACATAAACATTAGGTGGAGGATTATTTAAATCAATTTCATCTGGCGAAATGAACAGTTTTTTATCAGCTCCGATATAATCTAATTTGAGTTTATCTGAAGGAATCACCGGGTTATCAATTGTCTTGGTAACTCGTGTCAGAAATGATTGGAAGTTTCCATTGTAATCTGAAACAAAGCATAAATGATTAACTATAGCTGACAAAATATCCCTGGCGAAACTAGAATTGGTAAGTTTGCTTTTTAAAAATTCTCCAATATTTTCAGGCGTCCCTAAACTTGAAATAGCAATTTCCTCATATCCGCCGGGCAACCCTGATGAGTACGAAATTTTTGCGTCAATTAAATGAAACAGCGTTAAGAACTCCTGATTCATTTGCCTAAATACAAAATTCAGTGTCCTGCTTACATTAATATTCTCAATTTCTCTCTCGATCGAAGTTTCTTCGCCAGTTTCTGTTTTATTTTCATAGCTGGTATCAATGTTGACATCTCTTTTTGAGGAAGCTTTTTCGGAGTGTTTTGTAACACTATTACTTACTTGTTTAGTCATATTTTCTCTTTGGTTCGAACTTTCCCCGCTTAAACCTGCATCCAGTTTTGTATCTGAAAAACCAAAATCTAAGTCTTCATTAAGATTTACATGCCAATCCAGTTTGTCCTGATGTGCATGTTTATCACTTCTTTCATTATTCAGTGTATTCTCAAAATCATTAGCACTTTCAGAAGAAAATGAATCAAGAATGCTGCTTGATTGCTTACTGTCTATTTCGGTTTTCTTATACGTTTTGACAGTGATCTTAGTCTTCTCACCCGGCAATAAGGTAAAAGTTTTTATTGTCCTGCCTGCTCCGTAATTGCCTAAAAAATTAGAAAGCTTATATTTCTCAACTATAGCAATTTTCGGTGTGATCTCTTCAGGGATTGGGATAAATTTATAATCAAAATGACCTGCGAACTTTTGGTAGAGGCATAAAAAATTACCCTCTAGAATTCTCTGTGCTATATGAGAGAAATTGTCAATGGAAAATAGTCTTTCGTACTGCTTAAGAATGAAACCATTTTTAAAGTCAATAAGGCGATTTACAATTTGATTTGAAAGGACTTTTGAAAACTCAGTCTTGTTTGAAAAACCAGGTGATAACTCATTTCCGGCATTGTTTCTAATCTTAATAAGACCTTCAAAATTTGTTGGGAGATAAATGAGTTTTGATATTAAATATCTGCGCTCATTAATACTGTATGAAGGGAGCATTCGAGGATCTAAGGCAACTGTAGCACGCGCTCTTGTTTTACTGTTCGAAATTGAACCAGATGATGGAATAATTGGTTTGGAAGAATGATTATAGCCATAATTGAGTATTTGTGTCACATCACCGACTAAATCGTCAAAATTCATTTGACTCAATAAAGCCACTGCTTCACTTTTCCCTTTAAATGGAAGTTGAGTGAAGTCGGTAAAAATTTCTCTCCAATCTTTCCCTTTGAACCTTTCATCATTTTGCATTTTATCTTTGAGATTCAACTCAAAGTATTTGTTGCCAAAATAAGTAGTTGGTTCTGGAACATTGTAATTTACAATTGAAGCCACGTTTCCATCGTCCATCGTTCTGACAATTGGCTCTGAAGTTGAATTTGTTAGCATATTTTTTTGATTTTATTGTTTGAAATTGAATTGTGAATTCATTTTGCAAAAGTGAATTATCTTGGTGTCGCCAATGGGTTTCGCACAACATTCGGGTATTTGCGAAGGCAGAAATTTATTGAACGTTCTGTCCGGTACAAATGCCCATTTGAAATATGTCGTGTGAGTTATGACCTTAAGCTAAAAATTGAATGCTAATGTTTGCACAAAGCCTAAGCGAAGTCGTGTGATGGCAGAAATTGAAGACAATGTATTATCTCTGTACACGCATGGGATGACCGTTAGAGATATTGAAAATCGCATACGGAAACTGGCTATCCCTGCATAAACCTACAGTGTTAATGGAATTGCTACAGCTATTTGGGGACTATATTGATTACTAACCTGAGCAAATTAAGAAATATTGCTGCGGCCATAATTCTATTAATACAAAATCTGAATTTGTGTTAAAAAAATGTAGCCTGTGAAATCTGTAGATTTTCTGAATTCGTGTTAAGGGAATGTTGTCTTTAGAATCTGAATATTTTCTGAATTTGTGTTGATGAAATGTAGTCTGTGAAATCTGTAGATTTTCTGAATTCGTGTTAAGGAAATGTATTCTTTAGAATCTGAATATTTTCTGAATTTGTGTAAAAGAATAAGAACTTTACCTTGTAGTTTAATGAAATACCTGGTGATTATTTTATAGGGTTTTAACGGCAGCAACAGATGAAAATCGGCAGGCTGCGACAGTCATTACTTTCCTTTGCCATAGCGGTTATTGTAGCCGTCCAGTTTTGATTGACATCATTGAAGATGATACAGGAAAAAGATGACTGAGGTGGGGGAGTACCAGGTAAGTATTGTGTTGTTTATAATTTGATAACACATGGGTCTTTGTCAATAGAGATTTCATGTTTTACCTGTTTTTTTAAAACCTGAAATAAAGTTGCGTAGTTGTACTATTGTCAATTTTATTTTTTTAATTTACCTTTAGCGAGATAGTTAGTCCAAGCCATTGTTATTTGGTTATCCGATCAGCCAAGCGTGTATTTTCTTTGTGGGCAATTATCATTAGTTAACCAATAAGCAATATTAAATTTCATATTGCTGCCAACAGTAAACCTGAACATTTTTCTCTTTTTAAATTATTGTGTGTGATTTGCAGTAGCGATAGCTATGCCTTGTCGTGAGTAAAATATTTAAAGTCTGTTCAAAATAATACTCATGTACTCATCAAAACAAATCATCACTACGACGAACTCAAATTAATGTACTAACCACCGAAACGATCCAGAAAAATTTTCAGCTAAACAACGACTGGTGTTAAGTAAAGCACAAGCCTAGCCACACTTTAATTCCTGACATGGAAGCCCATGAAGAATTTCAAAGCTGGATGGTAGCTGGTATACACACGCGTATTTCTTTCCTACTTCTTTATTTTCAACCAGTAAGGCGCCCCGTGATCCGGTAAGGCGCGTTGTCATGGTTTTGGGAGAGTTGGTAGAGCTGGAAGACAAACAAAAACTTTTGGTCCACATTCAGTTGTTGAAACGATGAATCCTGCTTTCGCTGCCTGAAGAATATCGGGTGGCGATCTGGTATTCCTATTCTTTTTATTCCGGCCTTCTAATGCAAATCCGCATTTCTTATGCATATTTCAAAGAAAAGTATTATTGATCATTTGATCTTTCATGCCCGTTCATGTCCAGACAAAACTGTCTTTTCATTTACCCGCAACGGGCTGGATATTACCCGGCAAATTTCTTATTGTGATCTTTATGCAAGTGTGGAAACGCTTGCCAGGCAGCTTTCCGAACGGCAGCTGTATGGCAAGCGGGCTTTGCTTGTATTCCAGGATATTGCTTCTTTTATTGTTTCCTTCCTTGCCTGCCAGTATGCGGGTGTGATCCCGGTGCCGGTGTCTTATGGTAAGGGATCCAGACAGTATAGCCGGCTGAAGTCCATTGCGGCCGATGCGGATGCGGCGGTGGTGCTTTGTACCATGGCTATTTCCAGTCACCTGGAAAAAGAGATGGGAAGCTTTCTTGCTGCGAGTCAAATTAATGTGGTCGTCACTGAATATGAGCCACCAGTAGGTACGCCGGGGAATCCTGCAGCGCAGGTCATTCATCCGGTTGCCTTCATACAATATACTTCCGGTTCTACAGGACAACCGAAGGGGGTGATTGTTTCTCATGAAAACCTGCTGCATAACCAACAGCTGATCACTGCGGCTTTTGGCTGTGATACTACCTCTATTATTTTTTCATGGCTTCCTTTTCATCATGATATGGGACTGATCGGCAATATTCTGCATACGATCTATACTGGGTGTACCGCAGTGCTGATGTCGCCTTTTGATTTTATGCAATCGCCGGAACGCTGGATAGAAGGGGTTTCCAGGCATAAGGCCACACATAGCGGCGGCCCTAATTTTGCCTTTGACCTATGCGTGAGCAAGGTAGCCCCGGAAAGAATGCAGCAGCTGGATCTTTCCTGCTGGAAATCCGCCTTTAACGGTTCGGAACCAGTAAGATTTGATACCATGCAACGTTTCACCACCTATTTCAGCGCGGCGAATTTCCGCGCAGAAGCCTTTCACCCTTGTTATGGCCTTGCCGAAGCCACGTTACTCGTGGCTGGCGTACCACCTGCACCGGAGAGGCAGGTCATCTTCATCAAAAAAGAACAGGACAGGATCCATCTGGCAGAACAGCAGGACACAGCAGCCAGTCCGGTAGTGGGCGCCGGCAGAATACCTGAAGGCATGCATGTGCAGATTATGGATGAGGGTGGACAGCCTTGCTCTACGCTACAGGAGGGAGAAATATGCATTCACGGAAAAAGCGTTACAGCTGGATACTGGAACCAGGATAACTCAGATATTTTTTACCAGGTAGATGGTGTGTCTTACCTGAGAACAGGTGACCTGGGCTTCCTCTTCGAAGATACCTTGTATATCAGCGGAAGGGCTAAAG
This window of the Chitinophaga sp. Cy-1792 genome carries:
- a CDS encoding tRNA1(Val) (adenine(37)-N6)-methyltransferase; amino-acid sequence: MSNTYFKFKQFIIHQEHCAMKVCTDACIQGAFTAQHLALHGHAVKRVLDIGAGTGLLSLMVAQQHAADITAVELDPGAALQSRENFASSPWAERLHLKEADIRTLPAEDQFDFIITNPPFYESALKSGDAKKDQAMHATNLSYAALLEVIAAHLSRAGAFSVLLPYVEFEQFKLLAERAGFHLRRVLRVRQSARHTAWFRAVGIFEWTPGAVLPEDLVIYDEQNVYTLPFIDLLKDYYFKL
- a CDS encoding NAD(P)-dependent oxidoreductase, encoding METTVNIGLIREEKQPHDNRAAFTPKQCQWIMHHFPQVKIFAQPATYRCFKDAEYHKAGVTITEDLTHCQFLLGIKEVPPAFLIPNKTYLFFSHTKKKQPHNQHMLQAILEKNITLIDYECLVHPDGQRILGFGFFAGVVGAHNGLMAYGHKTKSFQLKPVHECHDFQELISHYFGVKLPPLKIVITGSGRVAAGTLEIMGLLGIKYLPPEEYLINTYNYPVYTQLKAGELYLRKDDRTYSRADFHAHPDQYDCRFLPYVTVSDILMNGIYWDHNIPPLFQLKDIQKENFRIQVIADITDDTHGSVPINLGDSTIDDPVYGVDKQTFQQTAPYLPDTIDMMCVSNLPNELPRDASQYFGDQLMKYVFEEMLKEESTMIENATITANGRLTPHFSYLQDYADGKE
- a CDS encoding DUF4329 domain-containing protein; translation: MDLLSDAAVLNAEKITSDASTGQVITLPEITVVADVPLKTKYPSLDDAAFGALAHIIDKSIKEMVEYAGWVYKNPNDSNFYFTPPRKGKADYSFAPKSDIPVTANLLAIGSYGCYHTHGGRPKGVVVQTDEEFSIGNIFTGEGGDKAKATYGKYFCYLGTPQGQIKKYTPIDLLPATQQSQNPTGLVETIGNF
- a CDS encoding AMP-binding protein; protein product: MHISKKSIIDHLIFHARSCPDKTVFSFTRNGLDITRQISYCDLYASVETLARQLSERQLYGKRALLVFQDIASFIVSFLACQYAGVIPVPVSYGKGSRQYSRLKSIAADADAAVVLCTMAISSHLEKEMGSFLAASQINVVVTEYEPPVGTPGNPAAQVIHPVAFIQYTSGSTGQPKGVIVSHENLLHNQQLITAAFGCDTTSIIFSWLPFHHDMGLIGNILHTIYTGCTAVLMSPFDFMQSPERWIEGVSRHKATHSGGPNFAFDLCVSKVAPERMQQLDLSCWKSAFNGSEPVRFDTMQRFTTYFSAANFRAEAFHPCYGLAEATLLVAGVPPAPERQVIFIKKEQDRIHLAEQQDTAASPVVGAGRIPEGMHVQIMDEGGQPCSTLQEGEICIHGKSVTAGYWNQDNSDIFYQVDGVSYLRTGDLGFLFEDTLYISGRAKEMLIVRGRNIYPYDLEKAIAENTVAIENNGVALFSREEGSEEMIVVAEIKRSSARALDVPLVLASIRNTITGMTGLTLYDIVLTTPLGIPRTTSGKLQRLKCREYYQQQLFNVLASVRETPVVVAIERDPLLLEAVFQHPDKDNIKRYVLDLVANRLGQHVAATDEMVELTSVGLDSLRAMEMMNVLCRELHIQLDVALVLQENSLQQLVGAIENLLWLKNEKTSGKEITI